In Eretmochelys imbricata isolate rEreImb1 chromosome 14, rEreImb1.hap1, whole genome shotgun sequence, a genomic segment contains:
- the LOC144274429 gene encoding olfactory receptor 14A16-like, producing the protein MSNQTAVTEFLLLGFSDIRELQILHFVVFLLLYLISLLGNLLIVTAIALDRHLHTPMYFFLMNLSILDLGSISVTIPKSMASSLTNTRSISYSGCVAQVFLFFFFASADFALLTIMAYDRYVAICQPLQYETVMNRTACVQMAASAWITGILSSALHTGITFEISFCGGNAVDQFFCEIPQLLNLACSDLYLIEVGFLIFRSFLGLSCFLFIIVSYVQIFKAVLRIPSKQGEHKAFSTCLPHLTVVSLFFSTAAFAYLKPTSSSTSRLNLIVAVLYSVLPPMMNPIIYSMRNKEIKGALSKQIGWRLFTKNKMSICLLR; encoded by the coding sequence atgtccaaccaaactgccgtgaccgagttccttctcctgggattctctgacattcgggagctgcagattttacactttgtggtgtttctactgctttacctgatatccctgctggggaaccttctcatcgtcacagccatagcccttgaccgccaccttcacacccccatgtacttcttcctgatgaatctgtccatcctagacctcggctccatctctgtcaccatccccaaatccatggccagTTCCCTCACGAACACCAgatcgatttcttattctggatgtgttgcccaagtctttctcttcttcttcttcgcttcagcagattttgccttactgaccatcatggcgtacgaccgatacgtagccatctgccaaccactgcaGTATGAGACAGTGATGAACAGGACAgcatgtgtccaaatggcagccagtgcctggatcactggtattctctcctctgcactgcacactgggatcacgtttgaaatctccttctgtggaggcaacgcggtggatcagttcttctgtgaaatcccccagctcctcaatcTCGCCTGCTCTGACTTGTACCTCATTGAAGTTGGGTTTCTCATCTTTCGTTCATTCTTAGGCTTAAGCTGCTTTCTTTTCATCattgtgtcatatgttcagatcttcaaagcagtgctgagaatcccctctaAGCAGGGTGAgcataaagccttctccacctgcctccctcacctcaccgTGGTGTCCTTGTTCTTTAgtactgctgcctttgcctacctgaaacccacctccagctcaaccTCACGTCTGAATCTcatagtggctgttctctattctgtgttgccaccgatgatgaatccgatcatctacagcatgagaaacaaagagatCAAAGGTGCACTGAGTAAACAGATTGGTTGGAGGTTATTCACTAAGAACAAAATGTCCATATGTCTCCTTCGGTAG
- the LOC144275186 gene encoding olfactory receptor 14A16-like translates to MFNRTTVTEFLLLGFSDVRELQILHFMVFLVLYLAALTGNLLIIIAIALDHHLHTPMYFFLMSLSILDLGSISVTIPKSMTNSLMNNRSISYSGCVAQVFFLIFFAVADFALLTIMAYDRYVAICKPLHYETIMNRRACVQMAASAWISVILYSSMHTGNTFSITFCGGNMVDQFFCEIPQLLKLACSNSYFNEVGIIGFSVCLTVSCFVFIIVTYVQILTTVLRIPSEQGRHKTFSTCLPHLIVISMFLSTVVFAYMKPISSSPSALDLVVAVLYSVLPPVMNPIIYSIRNKEIKASLRKLTGWRLFN, encoded by the coding sequence ATGTTCAACCGAAccaccgtgaccgagttccttctcctgggattctctgatgttcgagagctgcagattttgcacttcatggtgtttctagtgctttacctggcagccctgacagggaaccttctcatcatcatagccatagctcttgaccaccaccttcacacccccatgtacttcttcctgatgagtttgtccatcctagacctcggctccatctctgtcaccatccccaaatctatgaccaattcccttatgaacaacaggtccatttcctattctggatgtgtcgcccaagtctttttcctcatcttctttgCTGTAGCCGACTTCGccttactcaccatcatggcgtacgatcgatatgtcgccatctgcaaaccactgcactatgagactataatgaacaggagagcttgtgtccaaatggcagccagtgcctggatcagtgtaatTCTCTATTCTTCAATGCATACTGGGAACACGTTTTCGataaccttctgtggaggcaacatggtggatcagttcttctgtgaaatcccccagctactcaAGCTCGCCTGCTCTAACTCGTACTTCAATGAAGTTGGGATTATTGGATTTAGTGTGTGTTTAACCgtaagttgctttgtttttataattgtgacatatgttcagatcttgaccacggtattgagaatcccctctgagcagggccgacataaaaccttctccacatgccttccgcacctcattgtaatttccatgtttctttccactgttgtctttgcctacatgaaacccatctccagctctccgtcagctctggatctcgtggtggctgttctctattccgtgctgccgccagtgatgaatccgatcatctacagcataaggaacaaggaaatcaaagcttccctgaggaaaCTGACTGGGTGGAGGTTATTCAACTAG